One segment of Nitrososphaerota archaeon DNA contains the following:
- a CDS encoding DegT/DnrJ/EryC1/StrS family aminotransferase — MSYKVRFVDFPEHYRRLKSEIDAAIQDVLNGGDYIMRRQLKEFEKNLAGFLGVKHAIGVANGTDAIMLSMKAAGIGRGDEVITVAHTFAATVTSIVHCNASPVLVDIGQDYNMDVGKVEAAITKKTKAIIPVHLNGRVCDMERLMRIASKHGVPVIEDAAQALGASFKGRKAGSFGLSGCFSFYPAKILGALGDGGAVTTSDDAMAEKLFLLRDHYMNRDTGEFLGYGFNSRLDNLHGAVLDVKLKRLPQWIERRRELAAMYQKALSGVSSIKLPPPPGNGDYFDVYQNYVIRSKQRDELVKHLRGSGVEIIVSWPKPLHKHEALGLTKFNLPVTEQMSREVLSIPLYPEMSDDSVKLVVEAIRSFDKR; from the coding sequence ATGTCCTACAAGGTTCGATTCGTCGATTTCCCAGAACATTACCGCAGGTTGAAGAGCGAGATTGACGCCGCAATCCAAGATGTGCTTAACGGCGGCGACTATATTATGCGCCGCCAGCTCAAAGAGTTCGAGAAGAACCTCGCCGGCTTCCTAGGAGTAAAACACGCTATCGGTGTAGCGAACGGCACCGATGCCATCATGCTCTCAATGAAGGCTGCAGGCATCGGCAGAGGCGACGAGGTGATTACCGTGGCGCACACTTTTGCTGCGACTGTAACCTCGATTGTTCACTGCAACGCCAGCCCCGTTCTAGTTGATATCGGGCAGGATTACAATATGGATGTAGGCAAGGTTGAGGCCGCGATTACGAAGAAGACCAAGGCGATTATCCCGGTTCACCTCAACGGCCGCGTCTGCGACATGGAACGTTTGATGCGCATCGCCTCCAAACACGGCGTCCCGGTCATAGAGGATGCTGCTCAAGCATTGGGAGCCAGCTTCAAGGGCAGGAAGGCTGGGAGCTTCGGGTTATCAGGTTGCTTCAGCTTCTACCCTGCCAAGATCTTGGGTGCTTTAGGGGACGGCGGCGCAGTGACTACGAGCGATGATGCGATGGCTGAGAAGCTGTTTCTGCTTAGAGACCATTACATGAACCGTGACACCGGTGAGTTCCTCGGGTACGGTTTCAACAGCCGGCTTGACAACCTGCATGGAGCGGTTCTTGACGTTAAGTTGAAGCGTCTACCGCAGTGGATTGAGAGGCGCCGTGAGCTAGCAGCAATGTATCAGAAGGCTCTCTCAGGTGTTTCTTCAATCAAACTGCCGCCTCCGCCGGGGAACGGGGATTACTTCGACGTTTACCAGAACTATGTTATCCGTTCGAAGCAGCGTGACGAGCTGGTCAAGCATCTGAGAGGCTCAGGCGTAGAGATAATTGTTTCTTGGCCGAAGCCGCTGCACAAGCATGAGGCGCTGGGCCTAACAAAGTTCAACCTGCCGGTGACTGAGCAGATGTCACGTGAGGTTCTCTCAATACCGTTGTACCCGGAGATGAGCGATGACTCGGTTAAACTGGTAGTGGAAGCTATTCGGAGCTTCGATAAGCGGTAG
- a CDS encoding alpha-ketoacid dehydrogenase subunit beta — protein sequence MAVIQFSQAINQALYQLLEKDTEVFLIGQGVTSPWYVGGTTVGLVDRFGAERVFDTPVSENGVTGTAVGAALAGAKPVLVFPRLDFMYYAFDQLINHAANWHYMFGGQLSVPLVIWGIVNRGGEQAAQHAQSIQAMMMHVPGLKVVMPSTPYDAKGLMISAVTDGNPVMYIDERWLYQTKGEVPEEMYKVPLGKGVVRREGGDVTVVATSYMVLEALKAAEALEKEEHIDVEVIDPRSIKPLDKPLLLSSVKKTGRFVVVDAAWQTGGVGAELSAIVASECFDYLKAPVARVSLPDAPAPSSSVLEKAYYPTSKTIIKKVKETMARK from the coding sequence ATGGCGGTTATTCAGTTCAGCCAAGCCATCAACCAGGCATTATACCAGCTGCTTGAGAAGGATACTGAGGTGTTCCTGATCGGGCAAGGGGTTACGAGCCCGTGGTATGTGGGCGGAACCACTGTGGGGTTGGTTGACAGGTTCGGTGCGGAGAGGGTGTTTGATACTCCTGTGTCTGAGAACGGTGTAACTGGGACCGCGGTTGGTGCTGCGCTGGCTGGGGCTAAGCCTGTGCTGGTTTTCCCTAGGCTGGACTTCATGTATTACGCGTTTGATCAGCTGATTAATCATGCGGCGAACTGGCATTACATGTTCGGTGGGCAGCTGAGTGTTCCTCTGGTCATCTGGGGGATTGTGAACCGCGGTGGGGAGCAGGCTGCTCAGCACGCTCAGAGCATTCAGGCTATGATGATGCATGTTCCCGGTCTCAAGGTGGTTATGCCCAGCACCCCCTACGACGCTAAGGGCCTGATGATTTCCGCAGTAACTGACGGGAACCCTGTGATGTATATTGATGAGAGGTGGCTGTATCAGACCAAGGGTGAGGTGCCTGAGGAGATGTACAAGGTTCCGCTGGGGAAGGGTGTGGTGAGACGTGAAGGCGGCGATGTGACGGTGGTGGCCACCTCGTATATGGTGCTTGAAGCGTTGAAGGCCGCTGAAGCCTTGGAGAAGGAGGAGCATATTGACGTGGAGGTTATTGATCCGCGCTCCATCAAGCCGCTGGATAAGCCTCTTCTACTGAGCTCTGTGAAGAAGACCGGCCGGTTTGTTGTGGTTGATGCGGCGTGGCAGACAGGCGGCGTAGGAGCTGAGTTGTCGGCGATTGTTGCGAGCGAGTGCTTCGACTACCTGAAGGCTCCTGTCGCAAGGGTTTCTCTGCCTGATGCTCCCGCCCCCTCCAGCTCCGTTCTGGAGAAGGCGTACTATCCTACGTCGAAAACAATAATTAAGAAAGTAAAAGAGACTATGGCTAGGAAGTAG
- a CDS encoding class I SAM-dependent methyltransferase yields the protein MKQGLISFLRRVRIYGLVRSVYRGVMRRLGSRVGTRLEARRWVGRSSPMQSGSYLATDHPHRELILKRVSGYAPFESLLEVGCGSGPNLLLLAKAFPDAAFRGVDINPNFVKAGNKWVKENGVSNVSLLVGKADDLVGFPDKSFDIVLTDAVLIYVGPDKIRKVLADAVRIARRAVILVEWHSPDASNLLGVYERHWVRNYEALLKKLDPTVSVKVFQLPEGGGFGDDLWRKWGALIEASIS from the coding sequence ATGAAACAGGGTTTGATCTCGTTTCTCAGGCGTGTTCGTATCTACGGTTTAGTTAGGTCTGTTTACCGAGGTGTTATGCGTCGCCTCGGCTCGCGGGTAGGAACCAGACTGGAGGCGCGGAGATGGGTCGGCAGGTCTTCTCCTATGCAGAGTGGCAGCTATCTGGCAACAGATCATCCTCACCGTGAACTCATTTTGAAACGGGTGTCAGGCTACGCGCCCTTTGAAAGCCTTCTTGAAGTCGGGTGCGGCAGCGGGCCGAACCTGCTTCTGCTGGCTAAAGCCTTTCCTGATGCGGCTTTCCGGGGCGTGGACATCAACCCTAACTTCGTTAAGGCTGGAAACAAATGGGTCAAGGAGAACGGGGTGTCAAACGTCAGCCTACTGGTTGGGAAGGCGGATGATCTCGTGGGCTTTCCTGACAAGAGCTTCGACATAGTTTTGACTGACGCGGTGCTGATCTACGTGGGCCCCGACAAGATCCGGAAGGTCTTGGCTGACGCTGTCCGTATCGCTAGGCGTGCAGTCATCTTGGTTGAATGGCACTCTCCTGACGCGAGTAATCTTCTCGGTGTCTATGAGCGGCACTGGGTGCGAAACTACGAGGCGCTGCTGAAGAAACTCGACCCGACCGTATCGGTTAAGGTGTTTCAGCTCCCGGAGGGCGGGGGCTTCGGGGATGATCTCTGGAGGAAGTGGGGCGCCTTAATAGAAGCCTCGATCAGCTAA
- a CDS encoding Lrp/AsnC ligand binding domain-containing protein: MPTAFVLVNSDPEVEEELINDLIKIEGVKEVHSVYGIYDFIVKVESESLEELKSIITWKVRRLRKIRASTTMIVAQSKTK; encoded by the coding sequence ATGCCAACAGCATTCGTCCTAGTAAACAGCGACCCAGAAGTCGAAGAAGAACTCATAAACGACCTCATAAAAATAGAAGGAGTAAAAGAAGTCCACTCAGTCTACGGAATCTACGACTTCATAGTAAAAGTCGAATCCGAATCCCTAGAAGAACTAAAATCAATCATCACCTGGAAGGTCAGACGCCTCAGAAAAATCAGGGCCAGCACAACAATGATCGTAGCCCAATCAAAAACCAAGTAA